The Thermococcus sp. 4557 genomic sequence CGTGACGCTACACTTCTACTCCATGCCAGCCCATCTGGACGAGAGGGGAAAGTATGCCCTCGCCATTGGCTTCCTGGCCTTCTGGTTCGTGCCCTACGGCATAATCCTTGAGCTCAACGGCGTGAGGGGTGAGGCTCTCCTCGGCGTGGCCACCTTCACGGTCCTCGCCTGGAAGCTTAGGGGAGTGTCTGCCACAGGGTATTTCCAGGGAACGTGAACCTCAACGCTCAGAAGAACTTCCCGAACATGTACTGGGGGATAGGGCACTGAACGATCCGTCTGGCCCAAAGACAGTCGGCACAGCTCGGCTCGTTGCCCCAGCAGTCGATGTCGCTCGTTTTCACGAAGTCACAGGAGTCCTGAAGGGGACAGTCAGTACACGAGGGGTACATGTAGTTCTTCATTGTAAAGCGGAACCATGTGTATCTTTCGCTGGTCCATATCTCGGCGAGGCTCTTCTCACGGACGTTTCCAAACGAGTACGCGTTCACCTTCTTCTTTCTGCCGAAGATGTACTCGTAGTATGTGTGAAGGAAGCGGTAGCAGGGGGCAACCTCTCCGTCCCACCGGATAACGGCCACGTTGTTCTCGTCGAAATCACACTGCCTCTCGGTCTTCAGCTCGAAGTATGGTATCTTCACATAGAGGCCCTCGTGGGCGACCTTGTAGAGTTCGTCCACTATGGGTTCCACATCAACGCTCCCGTCATATATGATGTCATCGACCTGCTCCTCGGTCATTGGAAGGAGGTTCGAAACAAGCAGGGCATCGACGCCAAGTTCTTTAAGGTACCTCGCAAGATCCGGCAGTTCCCTGTAGTTCTCCTTCGTCAGGACGACCTCGACGCCTATGCTGGGCCTGTGGGTTCCAGCCTCCTCCCGGTATTTCACGAGCTTTTTTATCTTGTCCGCGGTAACCGCAGCCGCGATATGCCCCAGGGTTATTGCGTTCTGAACCGTTGGGACGGTGTCCATGGAGAAGTATATCAGCTCAACGCCGAGTTCGGCGAATTCCCGAAGCATGCTGTCTGTAAGGAGTGTTCCGTTGCTGCTCATGCCGAGGGCAAAGCCGCGCCTCTTGACCTCACGCACCATGTCCATGAAACGCGGATGAACCGAGGGCTCACCTATTCCGCCAAAATATATCAGCTTAAGGTCTGGGAACTCCTCGGCATCATCGAGAATCTTGAGAAAAAGCTCCCAATCCATGTCACCCTCGCTGTCCTCCCAGTACTGCTTAAAGCACATCTCGCACTTCAAGTTGCATCGGCTTGTGGTCTCTATGTAGAGATACTTCATATCGAGCTTCGGCCTGACTATGACCTTTCCGTCCCACAGGGTGAAAGTGTACTCCTTATCGAGTTTTATTCCCATCTCAACCGCCTCCGGCGAGGCTGCCGGACATCACGTTACCATATTAAAGCATCATCTCAGTAGAAGGCGCTAAAAACCTTACTGGATAAAAGTGTGTAAAAGATAAAAGAATTCAAAGGAATTCCTCGATGCCAAGCTCCTTCGCTTTCTCCGGTGGAACCTTTCCGTCCGGGGTCCAGCCGCGGAGAGCGTAGTAGCGCGGCAGCATCTCCTTGAGCCTGACGACGTGGCCCTTGTTCGGGCCCTCAGGCATGGGCTCCTCAAGGAAGCGCTTCGGCAGGCTGTCGTCCCTCTCCGGATCGAGACCGGCTTTGAGGTTGAATATCCTCTCGGCGTTCCAGATGCGCTCGCCTATCTTGAGGTACTCCTCCGTCGAGAAGTCCCAGCCAAGGGCCGCGTTGAGGAGGTCTCTGAAGTCATCCGCACCGAGGCCAAAGGTCGTGAAGAGACACAGGCCGGCGGCATCGATGACCGCGCTGAGGTTCTGGAAGACTATCAGCATGTTGACCTTATCGTCACCTATATCGTGCGGATCCATCTTGTACGGGTAGCCGAGTATCTCGGGGCTTATCATGTAGTTCTTTATGTGACAGCCGCCGCGGTTGTTGGTGGCATAGCCGAGACCGTGCCCCTCTGCACCTCTCGGGTCATAAGCAGGGAGCTCGAGCTTCTTAACGCCCATGAAGTAATCAACACCGCCAAACCTCTCGGCCAGGCGGTAACCGCCCTCCGCCAGAGTGTCTCCAAAGCCCTTTCTATAGGCGATCTTCTCGATGTAGTAGTGAAGAACCTCCGTGTTGCCCCATCTGAAGGGCGGCGCGTCCTCCCCAACGTCCTCGGGCTTGAGGAGACCCTTCTCCCAGAGCTCCATGGCCGTGGCAAGCGTTCCACCCGTCGAGATCGTGTCGAGACCGTACTCATCGCAGAAGTGGTTGGCCTCGATTATGCTGGCCAGGTCATTTATGCCCAGGTTAGCTCCCAGGGCCCAGATGCTCTCGTACTCCGGCCCCTCGGTAACACCAACGCTCGGGAGCTTGTTGACCCTGCCACATCCAATGGGACAGGCATAGCACGGCTGGTTTCTGATCAGATACTTGGCGGTCATGCCCTCGCCACTCTGCTCTTCCGCGTACTCAAAGATACCGGTCTGGAAGTTGCGGACGGGGTAAAGGCCGTTGGAGTTTATGATGTTAACGAGAACCGCGGTTCCGTACTTTGGAAGACCTCCGCCGGCAACGGGGTCGTTCCTCAGCTTGTTAACCTTCTCCTTAACGACCAGCATGAACTTCTGCTTGTCCGCAATGGGAACCCTCTTGCTTCCCTCCACCGCTATGGCCTTGAGGTTCTTGCTTCCCATAACGGCTCCAACACCTGCCCTTCCCGCGGCACGGTGACCGTCATTGACAATGGCCGCGAACTTGACGAGATTCTCTCCCGCGGGCCCTATGCTGGTGATGCGGAGCCTCTTACTTCCGATTTCCTTTCTAAGCGCTTCCTCCGTCTCGCTGACAATCTTGCCCCAGAGATGGCTCGCATCACGGATCTCAACGTTCTCATCTTTGATATAGATGTAGACGGGCTTCTCAGCCTTGCCCTCAATGACTATGGCATCCCAGCCGGCGAACTTCAGCTCGGCGCCGAAGTAGCCACCCGAGTTTGACATCGTTATGAACCCGGTCTGGGGGCTCTTGGTAACAACGTTGTACCTTCCACCCGTTGGGGCACTGGTTCCGCTCAGCGGTCCGGGTGTAATTATCAGCTTGTTCTCGGGGCTCAGGGGGTCCACCTTCGGATCCATCTCTTTCAGAAGGAGGTATATTGCCAGCCCTCTGCTGCCAAGCCACTTCTTGGCTAATTCCTCGTCGTACTCTTCAACCTTAACCTCCCCCGTGGAGAGGTTTACACGTAGAAACTTACCCCAGTTGCCATACATGGACATCGCCAAAGAATAAATGGACATTAATGCATATAAATCTTGGCGAAAATAAAGGATGTTGCGAAAACAAATGTGTTAAACAGGTATGTTGACATCGACGTGGACTAAGGGGTAAAGGACTTCTATAAGCCCACAACTCTTCCCTGCGTTTAAATTCCCGCAGGATTCACAGAATGCGGCGGAGATATCGAGACCACGGCACAGCTTCCAGGAGGAGCCGGATCAACCTCGATGTTCACCTATGGTTTATAACGCAGCCACTTATAAATGACGGGGAGAACATTCTAGCGGTGGTATCATGCACGAGTGGGCCCTGGCTGATGGGATAGTTAGAACAGCCTTAGATTACGCAGAGAAGGAAGGTGCATCAAAGCTCCTCGCCGTTCAGGTCGTTCTCGGCGAACTCCAGGATGTCAACGCCGAGATAGTCGAGTTCGCGATGAAGGAGCTCCTCAAAGGAACCATTGGAGAGGGCGCGGAGATAGAGTTCATCGAAGAAGAGGCTGTTTTTAAGTGCCGCGACTGCGGCCACGAGTGGAAGCTTAAAGATGTTAAAGGAAACTTCGACGAGCGCATAAAGGAGGACATACACTTCATCCCCGAGGTTGTTCACGCGTTTCTAGCCTGTCCGAAGTGCGGCAGCAGGGACTTCGAAGTCGTTCAGGGCAGGGGAGTTTACATAAGCGGCATAAAGATCGAGAAGGAGGGGGAGGCATGATAAGCATAGACCCGCGCGTCAAGGGCATAGAAGGCAGGCTTGAGAAGGTGAAGCGCATAATCCCCGTCGTCAGCGGAAAGGGCGGGGTTGGAAAGTCACTCGTCTCCACCACGCTGGCCCTGGCTTTGGCGGAGAAGGGCTACAAAGTTGGCCTCCTTGACCTCGACTTCCACGGTGCGAGCGACCACGTCATCCTTGGCTTCGAGCCAAAGGAGTTCCCGGAGGAGGAGTACGGCGTAATCCCGCCGACGGTTCACGGGATAAAGTTCATGAGCATCGTCTACTACTCCGAGGACAAGCCGACGCCCATGAGGGGTATGGAGGTCAGCGACGCCCTCATAGAACTCCTCACAATAACCCGCTGGGACGAGCTGGACTACCTCATCATAGACATGCCGCCCGGCCTTGGAGACCAGTTCCTCGACGTCATGCGCTTCCTCAAGAAAGGTGAATTCATCGTGGTGGCAACACCGTCAAAGCTGGCCATTAACGTCGTCAGAAAGCTCATCGAGGTTCTGAGGGAGAGGGAATACAAAATCCTCGGAATCGTCGAGAACCTTAAGCTGGACGAGGAGAAGGACATCAAGCGTCTCGCGGAAGAGTTCGGCACCACCTATCTGACCGGTATCCCCCTCTACCGGGACCTGGAAGCAAAGATTGGAAACCCCAAAGAACTTCTAAAGACGGATTTCGCGGAGAAGATAAGGGAAGTCGCGGAGAAGATTTAGCGAAGGGTTTTTCTTTTCTTCATCCTAAAACCCGTTAAAGGTGAAACTATGGAGCTCCTCGAACTCCTCAAGAAGGCCAAACGGGTCGTCGTCTGCGGAATAGGGAACGAGGTTAGGGGGGACGATGCATTCGGCGTCCTCGTTGCCGAGAGGCTGAAGGAAATGGTGAACAACCCAAACGTTCTCATCCTCAACTGCGGAGAGGTTCCGGAGAGCTACACTGGAAAGATAACAAAATTCGAGCCCGATCTGGTGGTCTTCGTTGATGCGGTTGACTTCGGCGGGGAGCACGGAGAGATAGTTCTGGCCAATCCGGAGGGAACCCTCGGTGAGGCAGTCTCGACCCACAGCCTGCCGCTCAAGGTTCTGGTGGGCTACCTGAAGACGCGCCTCAACGCGGAGTTCGTCCTCCTCGGCTGCCAGCCGGCCGTTCTGGGCCTCTTCCAGGAGCCAAGCGAGATTATAACCGAACGGGCGAAAACACTCGCGGAATCGCTGGCCGGGGCCCTTGGAGGTGGTTGAGTGGACTGGAGGGCTCTGTACCTCATCGCGGGAGCGCTGTTTATCCTCGCATTCCTCCTCGACATCAGAGCCGAAGAGAATCGAAGCGAGACCCTGAAGGACCTGTTTCTCGGGCTGGCGTTTCTAGCGTGGTACGCTGAGATGACCCTTCCGGCGCTGGTATTCATCGCTGCCTCCATCATAGTGTACTATCCGGAGATGCGGAAGTGGTGGATCAGACGGAGGTATGGCTAACCTCCCACCGGTGACATCCCACTGAGAAGCTTCCCCTTTGAAAACTTTTCTCGGTGCAGCACGCTTTAGATCCGCGGTTGAAAACCAGAGGTTTAAAAAATCCCTAAAAAGGCCTGTGAGAACTAATCACAGGTGAGAGAAAATGTGCCTAGCGATTCCGGGAAGGATAATCGAAATCACAGGAAAAACCGCGGTTGTAGACTTTGGAGGCGTGAGAAGGGAAGTTCGCCTCGATCTGCTCCCAGAGGTCGGAGTCGGGGACTACGTCATAGTCCACACGGGCTTCGCAATAGAGAGGCTCGACGAGGAGAGAGCGCTGGAGATACTCGAGGCGTGGGCAGAGGTCGAGCGGGCGCTGGAGGGATGAACGTGACCGACGTCCTGAACGCCTTCAAGGACAGAGAACTGGCCCAGAAGGTCGTGAGGAAGATACGCGAGGAGGCGAGGGGCCTCGATGAGCTCCGCTTCATGCACGTCTGCGGAACGCACGAGGATACCGTAACCCGCTCCGGAATACGCTCTCTTTTGCCCGAGAACGTCAAGATAGTCAGCGGTCCGGGCTGTCCGGTCTGTATAACCCCCGTTGAGGACATCGTCAAGATGCGCGAGATTATGAGGGAGGCCTACGCTGAGGGAGACAGGATAATCCTGACCACCTTCGGCGACATGTACAAAATCCCCACTCCCCTCGGGAGCTTCGCGGATTTGAGGGGCGAGGGCTACGACGTGAGGGTGGTTTACTCCATATTTGACACCTACAAGATAGCCAAGGAGAACCCGGAGAGAACCGTCGTTCACTTCAGTCCCGGCTTCGAGACCACCACCGCCCCCGCGGCCGGAATGCTCAACGCCGTCGTTGAAGAGGGCCTTGAAAACTTCAAGATATACTCAGTCCATCGCCTGACGCCTCCGGCCGTTGAGGCCCTCGTGAAGGCCGGAACGCGCTTCCACGGGCTCATAGACCCAGGTCACGTCTCAACTATAATAGGCGTCAAAGGATGGGAGTACATAACGACCGACTACGGCATACCGCAGGTCATAGCGGGCTTCGAGCCGGTGGACATGCTGATGGCAATTCTGCTCCTCGTACGGATGGTCAAGAACGGCGAGGTGGAGATACTCAACGAGTACACCCGCGCCGTCAGGTACGAGGGCAACGTCGTTGCCCAGAAGCTCATCGAGAAGTTCTTCGACGTCACCGACGCCAAGTGGCGCGCCCTCGGAACCATACCCGAAAGCGGGCTTGAGCTGAAGAAGGAGTGGAGGGAGCTAGAGATAAGGACGTACTATGATCCAGAGGTTCCCGAACTCCCGGACCTCGAGAAGGGCTGCATCTGCGGCGCAATCCTTCGCGGTCTGGCGCTGCCCCCGCAGTGCCCGCACTTCGGCAAGACCTGCACGCCGCGGAGTCCAATAGGGCCGTGCATGGTCTCCTACGAAGGAACCTGCAGCATCTTTTACAAATACGGAGCTTTGTTCTAACACCAAAGGTTGAAAACTCCTCTCCGGTTTTTAACTTTTGGTTTTAGAAACCTATAAAGGCTCAGATTACGAAGAAGAAACCGGTGAGAGGAATGAAGGCCTACCGACTTCACGTTCAAGGCATCGTTCAGGCCGTTGGATTTCGGCCCTTCGTCTACAGAATCGCCCACGAAAACAACCTGCGGGGCTACGTCAAGAACCTCGGCGATGCGGGAGTTGAGATAGTAGTCGAGGGCAGAGAGGAGGATATAGCGGCTTTTCTGCGAGACCTCAGGGAGAAGCTTCCCCCGCTCGCGCGGATAGAGATGATAAGGAAGAAGGAGCTCCCTCCCCAGGGCTTCGACCGCTTCTACATCGAAAAGAGCTCCCAGGGCGGGGAAGGCGGGGACTCGATAATCCCGCCGGACATAGCCATATGCGAGGACTGCCTGAGGGAGCTCTTTGATCCGACGGACAAGCGCTACATGTACCCCTTCATCGTCTGCACCAACTGCGGGCCCAGGTTTACAATCATCGAGGACTTGCCCTACGACCGCAAGAACACGACGATGCGCGAGTTTCCGATGTGCGACTACTGCGAGAGCGAGTACAGGGACCCACTAAACAGGCGCTACCATGCTGAACCCGTCTGCTGTCCGGTCTGCGGGCCGAGCTACCGGCTTTACACGAACGATGGAGAGGAAATCACGGGCGACCCGCTGAAGAGGACGGCCGAACTCATAGACAAGGGCTACATCGTCGCAATCAAGGGAATAGGGGGAATACACCTCGCCTGCGACGCAACCAACGAAGAGGCAGTCGCGGAGCTGAGGCGGAGAACCCACAGGCCCCAGAAGCCCTTCGCGATAATGGCTAAGGACGTCGAGACTGTCGAGGAGTTCGCCTTTTTAAGCAGAGAAGAACTCGAGGAGCTGACTTCTTACAGGAGGCCGATAATAACCCTCCGCAAGAAGGAGCCGTTCCCCCTCCCGGAGAACCTCGCACCGGGACTGCACACCATAGGCGTCATGCTGCCCTACGCGGGTACCCACTACATACTCTTCCACTGGAGCAGGAGCAGGGTTTACGTCATGACATCCGCGAACTACCCTGGAATGCCCATGGTCAAGGACAACGACCGGGCCTTCGAGGAGTTAAAGGATGTCGCCGACTACTTCCTCCTCCACAACAGGAAGATACTCAACAGGGCCGACGACAGTGTCATCAGGTTCGTCAACGGGAGAAGGGCGGTGATAAGGCGCTCCCGCGGCTTCGTTCCCCTGCCAATAGAGATACCCTTCAACTACCGCGGTTTAGCAGTCGGGGCGGAGCTTCTCAACGCCTTTGGAGTAGCTAAAAACGGGAAAGTCTACCCGAGCCAGTACATAGGGAACACCTCGAAGGTCGAAGTCCTCGAGTTCATGGAGGGGGCAATAAAGCACTTCCAGAGGATTCTCCGCGTTAGGGACTTCGACTTAATAATCGCAGACCTCCACCCGAGCTACAACACGACGAAGCTGGCAATGGAGCTCGCGAACGAGATGAACGTTGAGCTCCTCCAGGTGCAGCACCACTACGCCCACATAGCGAGCGTCATGGCCGAGCGGAAGCTGGACGAGATGATAGGCATAGCCGTTGACGGAGTCGGCTACGGGACGGACGGCCACACCTGGGGCGGAGAGGTGATATACCT encodes the following:
- a CDS encoding tungsten cofactor oxidoreductase radical SAM maturase — encoded protein: MGIKLDKEYTFTLWDGKVIVRPKLDMKYLYIETTSRCNLKCEMCFKQYWEDSEGDMDWELFLKILDDAEEFPDLKLIYFGGIGEPSVHPRFMDMVREVKRRGFALGMSSNGTLLTDSMLREFAELGVELIYFSMDTVPTVQNAITLGHIAAAVTADKIKKLVKYREEAGTHRPSIGVEVVLTKENYRELPDLARYLKELGVDALLVSNLLPMTEEQVDDIIYDGSVDVEPIVDELYKVAHEGLYVKIPYFELKTERQCDFDENNVAVIRWDGEVAPCYRFLHTYYEYIFGRKKKVNAYSFGNVREKSLAEIWTSERYTWFRFTMKNYMYPSCTDCPLQDSCDFVKTSDIDCWGNEPSCADCLWARRIVQCPIPQYMFGKFF
- the aor gene encoding aldehyde ferredoxin oxidoreductase, whose protein sequence is MYGNWGKFLRVNLSTGEVKVEEYDEELAKKWLGSRGLAIYLLLKEMDPKVDPLSPENKLIITPGPLSGTSAPTGGRYNVVTKSPQTGFITMSNSGGYFGAELKFAGWDAIVIEGKAEKPVYIYIKDENVEIRDASHLWGKIVSETEEALRKEIGSKRLRITSIGPAGENLVKFAAIVNDGHRAAGRAGVGAVMGSKNLKAIAVEGSKRVPIADKQKFMLVVKEKVNKLRNDPVAGGGLPKYGTAVLVNIINSNGLYPVRNFQTGIFEYAEEQSGEGMTAKYLIRNQPCYACPIGCGRVNKLPSVGVTEGPEYESIWALGANLGINDLASIIEANHFCDEYGLDTISTGGTLATAMELWEKGLLKPEDVGEDAPPFRWGNTEVLHYYIEKIAYRKGFGDTLAEGGYRLAERFGGVDYFMGVKKLELPAYDPRGAEGHGLGYATNNRGGCHIKNYMISPEILGYPYKMDPHDIGDDKVNMLIVFQNLSAVIDAAGLCLFTTFGLGADDFRDLLNAALGWDFSTEEYLKIGERIWNAERIFNLKAGLDPERDDSLPKRFLEEPMPEGPNKGHVVRLKEMLPRYYALRGWTPDGKVPPEKAKELGIEEFL
- the hypA gene encoding hydrogenase nickel incorporation protein HypA; amino-acid sequence: MHEWALADGIVRTALDYAEKEGASKLLAVQVVLGELQDVNAEIVEFAMKELLKGTIGEGAEIEFIEEEAVFKCRDCGHEWKLKDVKGNFDERIKEDIHFIPEVVHAFLACPKCGSRDFEVVQGRGVYISGIKIEKEGEA
- a CDS encoding Mrp/NBP35 family ATP-binding protein, producing the protein MISIDPRVKGIEGRLEKVKRIIPVVSGKGGVGKSLVSTTLALALAEKGYKVGLLDLDFHGASDHVILGFEPKEFPEEEYGVIPPTVHGIKFMSIVYYSEDKPTPMRGMEVSDALIELLTITRWDELDYLIIDMPPGLGDQFLDVMRFLKKGEFIVVATPSKLAINVVRKLIEVLREREYKILGIVENLKLDEEKDIKRLAEEFGTTYLTGIPLYRDLEAKIGNPKELLKTDFAEKIREVAEKI
- a CDS encoding hydrogenase 3 maturation endopeptidase HyCI produces the protein MELLELLKKAKRVVVCGIGNEVRGDDAFGVLVAERLKEMVNNPNVLILNCGEVPESYTGKITKFEPDLVVFVDAVDFGGEHGEIVLANPEGTLGEAVSTHSLPLKVLVGYLKTRLNAEFVLLGCQPAVLGLFQEPSEIITERAKTLAESLAGALGGG
- a CDS encoding HypC/HybG/HupF family hydrogenase formation chaperone yields the protein MCLAIPGRIIEITGKTAVVDFGGVRREVRLDLLPEVGVGDYVIVHTGFAIERLDEERALEILEAWAEVERALEG
- the hypD gene encoding hydrogenase formation protein HypD; this encodes MNVTDVLNAFKDRELAQKVVRKIREEARGLDELRFMHVCGTHEDTVTRSGIRSLLPENVKIVSGPGCPVCITPVEDIVKMREIMREAYAEGDRIILTTFGDMYKIPTPLGSFADLRGEGYDVRVVYSIFDTYKIAKENPERTVVHFSPGFETTTAPAAGMLNAVVEEGLENFKIYSVHRLTPPAVEALVKAGTRFHGLIDPGHVSTIIGVKGWEYITTDYGIPQVIAGFEPVDMLMAILLLVRMVKNGEVEILNEYTRAVRYEGNVVAQKLIEKFFDVTDAKWRALGTIPESGLELKKEWRELEIRTYYDPEVPELPDLEKGCICGAILRGLALPPQCPHFGKTCTPRSPIGPCMVSYEGTCSIFYKYGALF
- the hypF gene encoding carbamoyltransferase HypF is translated as MKAYRLHVQGIVQAVGFRPFVYRIAHENNLRGYVKNLGDAGVEIVVEGREEDIAAFLRDLREKLPPLARIEMIRKKELPPQGFDRFYIEKSSQGGEGGDSIIPPDIAICEDCLRELFDPTDKRYMYPFIVCTNCGPRFTIIEDLPYDRKNTTMREFPMCDYCESEYRDPLNRRYHAEPVCCPVCGPSYRLYTNDGEEITGDPLKRTAELIDKGYIVAIKGIGGIHLACDATNEEAVAELRRRTHRPQKPFAIMAKDVETVEEFAFLSREELEELTSYRRPIITLRKKEPFPLPENLAPGLHTIGVMLPYAGTHYILFHWSRSRVYVMTSANYPGMPMVKDNDRAFEELKDVADYFLLHNRKILNRADDSVIRFVNGRRAVIRRSRGFVPLPIEIPFNYRGLAVGAELLNAFGVAKNGKVYPSQYIGNTSKVEVLEFMEGAIKHFQRILRVRDFDLIIADLHPSYNTTKLAMELANEMNVELLQVQHHYAHIASVMAERKLDEMIGIAVDGVGYGTDGHTWGGEVIYLSYEDVERLAHIDYYPLPGGDLASYYPLRALMGILSKVYGVEELEGIIERCCPKAIESLRYGRVEFNVVLTQLAKEVNTSYASSTGRVLDAFSVLLNVAYRRHYEGEPAMKLESFAMRGKNDLKFEVPVDGELIRVEELFAQALDVIDTASPADIAYSAHLALGRAFAETAVERAKEFGVKNVGISGGVAFNELIVKTARKIVEAAGLRFHTTHEVPRGDNGINVGQAFLGGLYLEGYLTREDLML